A single genomic interval of Vicia villosa cultivar HV-30 ecotype Madison, WI unplaced genomic scaffold, Vvil1.0 ctg.000742F_1_1, whole genome shotgun sequence harbors:
- the LOC131630812 gene encoding beta-galactosidase 8-like, with protein sequence MRLTQVVLVLLWFLGVYVPASFCANVTYDHRALVIDGKRRVLISGSIHYPRSTPQMWPDLIQKSKDGGIDVIETYVFWNLHEPVRGQYNFEGRGDLVGFVKAVAAAGLYVHLRIGPYACAEWNYGGFPLWLHFIPGIKFRTDNEPFKAEMKRFTAKIVDLMKRENLYASQGGPIILSQIENEYGNVDIHYGPAGKSYINWAASMATSLDTGVPWVMCQQVNAPDPIINACNGFYCDQFTPNSDEKPKTWTENYSGWFFAFGEAVPYRPVEDLAFAVARFFQRGGTFQNYYMYHGGTNFGRTTGGPFVSTSYDYDAPIDEYGIIRQPKWGHLKDLHKAIKLCEEALIATDPTISSPGPNLETAVYKTGDVCVAFLANIGTTDSTVTFNGNSYHLPGWSVSILPDCRSVILNTAKINSVSMTSSFATESLKEEVDSLDSSSSRWSWISEPVGISKPDAFSKYGLLEQINTTADRSDYLWYSLSIVVEDNAGAQPVLHIKSLGHALHAFINGKLAGSGTGNKGKAKVKVDIPITLVAGKNTIDLLSLTVGLQNYGAFYDRVGAGITGPVILKGLKNGSTVDLSSHQWTYQVGLQGEDLGLSSGSVGQWNSQSNLPTNQPLTWYKTKFVAPSGSNPVAIDFTGMGKGEAWVNGQSIGRYWPTYIASKSGCTDSCNYRGSYNSSKCLKNCGKPSQTLYHVPRSWLQPDSNILVLFEESGGDPRKISFGTKQIESVCSHVSESHPPPIDRWYSDTERKIGPVMSLECPYPNQVISSIKFASFGTPHGTCGNFNHGHCSSNKALSIVQKACIGSSSCSIGVSIDTFGNPCNGVTKSLAVEATCT encoded by the exons ATGAGATTGACACAGGTTGTGTTGGTTTTGCTTTGGTTTCTTGGTGTTTATGTCCCTGCTTCTTTTTGTGCCAATGTTACCTATGATCATAGAGCATTGGTTATTGATGGTAAACGAAGGGTCCTCATTTCTGGTTCTATTCATTATCCTCGTAGCACTCCACAG ATGTGGCCGGACCTTATTCAGAAATCCAAAGATGGAGGAATTGATGTCATTGAGACTTATGTTTTCTGGAACTTACACGAACCCGTTCGAGGCCAG TATAATTTTGAAGGTAGGGGGGATTTGGTTGGATTTGTGAAGGCAGTAGCTGCAGCAGGTCTATATGTTCATCTCCGGATCGGTCCATACGCGTGTGCGGAATGGAATTACGG CGGTTTCCCTCTTTGGTTGCATTTTATTCCGGGAATTAAATTCAGAACTGATAATGAACCATTCAAGGCAGAAATGAAGCGGTTTACTGCAAAGATTGTGGACTTGATGAAGCGAGAGAATCTCTATGCATCACAAGGAGGACCAATCATTTTATCTCAG ATTGAAAATGAGTATGGAAACGTTGATATACACTATGGTCCTGCTGGTAAATCTTACATCAATTGGGCAGCATCAATGGCTACATCTCTTGATACAGGTGTTCCCTGGGTTATGTGCCAGCAAGTAAATGCGCCTGATCCAATT ATTAACGCGTGCAATGGATTTTACTGTGATCAATTCACACCAAACTCTGACGAGAAACCGAAAACTTGGACTGAGAATTATAGTGGATG gttttttgcatttggagaggCTGTGCCTTATAGACCTGTGGAAGATCTTGCATTTGCTGTGGCACGCTTTTTTCAGCGTGGTGGAACTTTTCAGAATTACTACATG TACCATGGAGGGACTAACTTTGGCCGGACAACTGGCGGACCGTTCGTTTCCACTAGTTATGATTATGATGCCCCCATTGATGAGTATG GAATTATTAGACAGCCCAAATGGGGCCATCTTAAAGATTTGCATAAGGCCATAAAGCTTTGTGAAGAAGCACTGATAGCTACTGATCCAACAATTTCATCTCCTGGTCCAAATCTAGAG ACTGCAGTTTACAAGACAGGAGATGTATGCGTCGCCTTCCTTGCCAACATCGGTACGACCGATTCAACTGTAACATTTAACGGCAATTCATATCATTTGCCTGGATGGTCTGTGAGCATCTTACCAGATTGCAGAAGTGTTATTCTAAATACTGCAAAG ATTAATTCCGTGTCTATGACTTCAAGCTTCGCAACTGAATCTTTAAAAGAAGAGGTTGATTCTTTGGACAGTTCAAGTTCGAGATGGAGTTGGATCAGCGAACCGGTCGGTATTTCAAAGCCTGATGCATTCTCAAAATATGGACTACTTGAACAAATAAACACGACAGCTGATAGAAGTGACTACTTGTGGTACTCATTAAG CATTGTTGTTGAAGATAATGCTGGTGCTCAACCTGTTCTTCACATTAAATCCCTTGGTCACGCCCTTCATGCTTTTATAAATGGAAAACTTGCAG GTAGTGGAACAGGAAACAAAGGAAAGGCCAAGGTGAAGGTGGACATCCCTATTACACTTGTAGCTGGAAAGAACACAATTGATCTCCTGAGTTTAACAGTGGGATTACAG AACTATGGAGCATTTTATGACAGAGTGGGTGCGGGGATCACTGGTCCGGTAATATTGAAAGGTTTAAAAAATGGCAGTACCGTTGATCTCTCGTCCCATCAGTGGACATATCAG GTGGGACTTCAGGGTGAAGATTTAGGTCTGTCTAGTGGAAGTGTTGGACAGTGGAATTCACAATCCAACTTACCTACAAATCAACCATTAACTTGGTACAAG ACGAAATTTGTCGCCCCTTCCGGAAGTAACCCTGTTGCAATTGACTTCACGGGGATGGGAAAAGGCGAAGCTTGGGTGAACGGACAGAGCATTGGGCGATACTGGCCAACATACATCGCTTCAAAATCTGGTTGTACTGACTCATGCAATTATAGAGGATCCTATAATTCATCGAAATGTCTCAAAAACTGTGGAAAGCCATCACAGACATT ATATCATGTACCGCGATCGTGGTTGCAACCAGACAGCAACATTCTTGTATTATTTGAGGAAAGTGGAGGCGACCCTAGAAAAATATCATTTGGTACAAAACAGATAGAAAGTGTGTGTTCACATGTATCTGAGTCTCACCCTCCACCTATAGACAGGTGGTATTCGGATACGGAAAGAAAGATTGGTCCTGTAATGTCACTGGAGTGCCCTTATCCTAATCAGGTGATCTCTTCTATTAAGTTTGCAAGCTTTGGAACTCCTCATGGAACATGCGGAAACTTCAACCACGGACACTGCAGCAGCAATAAGGCTCTATCCATTGTGCAGAAGGCCTGCATTGGATCAAGCAGTTGTAGTATTGGAGTATCAATTGATACATTTGGAAATCCATGCAATGGAGTAACCAAGAGTTTAGCTGTTGAAGCTACTTGTACATAG
- the LOC131630826 gene encoding serine/threonine-protein kinase GRIK2-like yields MISKTLTYVKAMWCFNCFGFFKRRNPQKDKPAAIYNSNLSRELLLDDDDDFDDERSFCNDEVTSTTSGDDSEEQNRPKRSEDILVFRVENGMICRQFPVKETDKVFRTEDEDGNKMINEYVREYKIGSGSYGKVSLHRSSADGKHYAIKAFHKSHLRKLRVGPSETAMTDVLREVFIMKMIQHPNIVNLIEVIDDPESDHFYMVLEYVEDKWVCEGSGRACSLGEETARRYLRDIVSGLMYLHAHNIVHGDIKPDNLLITRHGTVKIGDFSVSQAFEDDNDVLRRSPGTPVFTAPECILGLTYRGKASDTWAVGITLYCMILGEYPFLGDTLQDTYDRIVNNPIVLPNDLNPRLKNLIEGLLSKDPSQRMTLAEVAADSWVIGNDGPIPEYPCWCKRNELGEERQ; encoded by the exons ATGATTTCTAAGACTCTTACTTATGTGAAAGCTATGTGGTGTTTTAATTGCTTTGGGTTTTTCAAGAGACGGAATCCTCAGAAGGATAAGCCTGCTGCCATCTACAATAGTAATCTCTCCCGGGAGCTGTtgttggatgatgatgatgattttgatgaCGAAAGGTCTTTCTGTAATGATGAGGTTACTAGCACCACCAGTGGAGATGATAGTGAGGAGCAAAATCGTCCCAAGCGATCGGAGGATATTTTGGTTTTTAGAGTAGAGAATGGTATGATTTGTAGACAGTTTCCTGTAAAAGAGACTGACAAAGTTTTTCGCACAGAG GATGAAGATGGAAACAAGATGATAAATGAGTATGTTCGTGAGTATAAAATTGGTTCGGGTAGCTATGGGAAAGTG TCTCTTCATCGAAGCTCGGCTGATGGAAAACATTACGCAATTAAG GCCTTTCATAAATCTCATTTACGGAAGCTTCGAGTTGGACCCTCAGAAACTGCCATGACTGATGTTTTACGCGAG GTTTTCATTATGAAAATGATCCAACATCCTAACATAGTCAATCTCATTGAGGTGATTGATGACCCAGAATCGGATCACTTCTACATGG TACTTGAATATGTGGAAGACAAATGGGTTTGCGAGGGTTCAGGTCGAGCTTGTAGCTTAGGTGAAGAGACTGCTAGGAGATACCTGCGGGATATCGTTTCTGGATTAATGTATCTCCATGCTCAT AATATAGTTCACGGGGATATCAAGCCTGACAATTTGTTGATTACTCGTCATGGTACAGTAAAGATAGGGGATTTCAGTGTCAGCCAGGCTTTTGAG GATGATAATGATGTGCTTCGACGATCACCTGGAACTCCTGTTTTCACTGCACCTGAATGTATTTTAG GTCTTACCTACCGAGGTAAAGCCTCGGATACATGGGCTGTAGGAATTACTTTATACTGTATGATATTGGGCGAATACCCTTTTCTTGGTGACACACTTCAGGATACTTATGACAGA ATAGTCAATAATCCAATAGTGCTCCCAAATGATCTGAATCCGCGGTTGAAAAACTTAATTGAAGGACTTCTTTCCAAAG ACCCAAGTCAAAGGATGACATTGGCTGAAGTCGCCGCTGATAGCTGGGTTATTGGAAATGATGGGCCAATTCCCGAATACCCGTGTTGGTGCAAAAGGAATGAACTTGGAGAGGAAAGACAGTGA
- the LOC131630833 gene encoding uncharacterized protein LOC131630833 has product MAQELIRGYGRKHISPRCMVQMDVQKAYDTVEWSALHHIMLELGFPHIYVNWIMACVTTGSYRFSINGTPSKILKAKRGLRQGDPISPLLFVLVMEYFHRILQGLCRVPNFNFHPKCEKLKIINLCFADDILMFVRGDLESVKLIMDKVRGFSASTGLQISIPKRRTQLLKSVIFSIANYWMQIFPLPKKVIDHINSICRSFLWTGKEHISRKAPVAWDHLSNPIAAGGLNLISLMEWNKATVDPLTYYPDIHCSWILKAMFKHRDDLVHTDIWKDFCITGKYITRKVYNLLRGEKPKVTWRKLFYGNLARPRAKFNLWMTCMERLPTKDRLQRFGVINDGMVHPSNIVTDDLEVPEEVNVDKDLVNDVKTMIVAMDVRQQFINDMSFASREHLLDWV; this is encoded by the exons ATGGCGCAAGAACTTATTCGGGGTTACGGTCGAAAACATATCTCTCCGAGATGTATGGTGCAAATGGATGTTCAAAAAGCTTACGACACGGTGGAATGGTCAGCACTCCACCACATCATGTTAGAACTTGGTTTCCCGCATATTTATGTTAATTGGATCATGGCTTGTGTGACTACGGGTTCCTATCGCTTCTCTATTAATGGAACTCCGTCTAAGATCCTCAAGGCGAAACGTGGTCTTAGACAAGGAGATCCCATCTCACCTCTCCTTTTTGTGCTTGTTATGGAATATTTTCACCGGATCCTTCAAGGATTATGTCGGGTACCAAACTTCAATTTCCACCCGAAATGTGAAAAGCTAAAGATTATTAATTTGTGCTTCGCTGATGATATCCTGATGTTTGTGAGAGGTGATCTGGAATCAGTGAAATTGATCATGGATAAAGTTCGTGGTTTCTCTGCTTCTACGGGATTACAGATTAGTATCCCCAAAA GGAGAACCCAATTACTGAAGAGCGTCATTTTCTCTATTGCAAACTATTGGATGCAGATCTTTCCGCTCCCTAAAAAAGTTATTGATCACATTAATAGTATTTGCAGAAGCTTCCTTTGGACAGGTAAAGAACACATATCTAGGAAAGCACCTGTTGCCTGGGATCATCTGAGTAATCCTATAGCTGCTGGTGGGTTAAATTTGATCTCTCTCATGGAATGGAATAAAGCAACGGTTG ATCCTCTTACTTATTATCCTGACATCCATTGCTCCTGGATCCTGAAAGCTATGTTCAAGCACAGGGATGACCTTGTTCACACAGACATTTGGAAGGACTTCTGTATTACAGGTAAATATATTACTCGAAAAGTTTATAACCTGCTGCGAGGGGAGAAGCCTAAGGTGACTTGGAGAAAACTCTTCTATGGGAATTTGGCTAGACCTAGAGCCAAATTTAATCTCTGGATGACTTGTATGGAGAGGCTTCCAACCAAAGATCGCCTGCAGCGTTTTGGTGTGATCAATGACG gtatggtgcatccgagCAACATTGTCACCGATGATTTAGAAGTTCCAGAAGAGGTTAACGTTGATAAAGACCTGGTTAACGATGTTAAAACCATGATCGTTGCGATGGATGTTCGACAACAATTTATAAATGATATGAGCTTTGCGAGTCGTGAACATTTGCTTGATTGGGTTTGA